The DNA region CTTGATAATGCTTTTTTTCTTTCTTTCTTCAGTAGGTTCACATTCTAACGCAAAAAATGTGCCTTTGGAGAGGTACACTTATACTTTAGGCCAGGTTTATGAAGCTTCGTTAGCAGCGGGAAGCGTAGGGGCCTCTCAGTTGCTTTATGTTAAGCTGAACGCAGCGGGATTTGTAATTGGGGCACCAATTATGGTGGGACTTCACGTTATCAACGTTGCTGACTTCGTTGAAGAGTTTGCGAGTCATTATACGGGTCATAAGCCTGTTATCGGTCCTTATAACCAACAGAACCCTTTATTATATCCAGCAAGAATCGTAAGAGCTGTTTTAGATAATCTTGCATCCCCAAGATATTTTAACGAGCAACAGTTTCATTCATTCTTAGAAGGTAGAAATTCTATGAGTGCTTATCTGAAAAATATTAATGCTTTGGTTTCCGCATTTTCTCTCTCACACATGTATTATGGGCCTTCAGTTCCTAAAGGTGCGATTGTTCCAGCGACCAATAAGGCTCAAAGTGGGGCGATGGTAATAAGGTGCCCAAGTGCACTTCAACCACCGCAGACGCAGTTTCAGCTGAGCGAGCTTGCACGCGGTCGTAGAGTTGTTGCAGGGCATATGATGGCTTTTCCCAGTGTTAGGCTTCATCTTGTTAATGCTTTAATGCCTCAATCTAGTGACGATTTGAGTCGAATCGGATACGTGCAAATGCCTAATCAATTGGCTGCTGAAAGTGTGCGTGTATTAGCAATGGAAAATGTCTTCATTGCAGGAATAGTAATGACCTCGGACAAATCTCAGTTGGTAGTTCCTTTGGCGCATGCCTTGTTAGAATCAGGCCTCCCTGACTATAATCCAGATGATATTAAAGTTGCGTCACTGATCGAAGTTGGTGTGAGAACTGCAAAAGCTCAAAATCAGTTCGCGGATTTTGTTTATTTGTTATTAAAAGATAATTGGGATGAAGCTGTAGAATTTATCAATTCACATGCTTCGACTTCGGATCGTGATCGTCTCGCCGATCTTGGTTTTGATGTGGGGTATAGCTTTAATATAGATCAAGTTTTCAGAACAGTGGATTTTGATTTCCAGAGTCAATATAATGGCAACGCTGACGGTAGTGTATTGCGGGCTAGACCTGAGGCTCCACCAAGGGAACCGATGATGGTAAACATTCAGCGGCAGGTTCCATCGGATAGGGGCGGTCCAGTCGGTAGAGCTCAAGGCGACCGCAATCGTGGGATGACTTTGGATTTTGATGACGTTAAGCTTTAATCGGAGAAGATTGTGTGAACATTGTCGACCTTCTAAACACCTACGATCCTCCGTCTGAGCAAGAGCGGCTGAACAAGCAGGCGATGCTTGATTTCGCTCGGCAGCATGCGGACTGCTTTAGCCGAAACAATCTTGTGGCTCACTTTACTGGCTCAGCTTGGCTTCTTGACCGCAGTGGTGAAAACGCCCTGCTGCTACATCATCGCAAGTTGGATCGTTGGTTTCAGCTGGGTGGCCATGCGGACGGTGATACCGATTTGGCGAGAGTTGCCCTTAAAGAGGCTCAAGAGGAATCGGGTATTCAGGGCATTGGGTTTGTTCAGCCGGGCATTTTCGATCTGGATATTCATGAGATTCCAGCCAATGCGAAGGAACCTCGGCATTTTCACTATGATGTACGTTTTTTATTGCAGGTCACGAGCGACGAACTATTAGTGCAGAATGCTGAATCTAAAGAACTGAGATGGGTTTCTAAAAACGTCAATGATTTGCCCACGGATAATCTGTCTGTCGTTCGCATGTTTCATAAATGGACAGGTTTGTAGCGCTGAGCAACGTTTGAAAGCGTACAAAGAACTAAGACCAGTTGCGCCTACGGTCGGCTATGGTTCTGGTGTCGACGCGGCCATGGTATTGGGAAACGGAACCGTTGTTAGGCATGCTGAAGACTTGATGCCAGTGGTTGGAGATGACCCGGCGTTTGCTAATTATGTGCAGAAATCAAAAAGAAAATCTACGATAGGTAATTTTCTTTTGTACCCGGGCGCAATCGTCGCGATTGTTGGGATTTCCGTGATGTCAGCTTCGATAATGCACTTTGGCAGTACGCTTTCGTGGGTTGGAATCGGTTTAGGGGTGGGCGGCTTAGCTGCTGAGTTGACGGGTGTAGGGCTCGGTCTTTCCGCGAGTGTTGATGAGCAAGCCGCATTTGCTATATATGATAATGCACTGCAAAAGCGGCTGGGTGTGAATCATGAAATAGATGTTAAAGACGTTAAGGATTCTCGAAAAGAATAATCTAAATAAAGGGGTGACGGCGCTGGCGCGCATGCTTTAACCAGACAACCCGTTCCCGCTTAACCCTGCGGGGAATTAAATCGGTGTTGTCTTGGGCGAAGACCTGAGAGATTTGTATCTATTTACAGCAAATCATCAGGGGCGTCTTCAAGTTCGCATTCATACCCTGTTTCAGGGTTGCCGAAAAAGCCTTTCCCCGTGGTTTTGGTTACAAAAAACTTTAGCTTTCCGCGATGCATATCGCCACCTTGGATTAAATTTCCTGTAAAAGTATAAAGACTTTTGTTCGGCGAAAGCTGTTGTCTTTCGATGGATATCAAATAGAAACTTGCTTTTATTTTGTTTATCTTAGAGGTGCAATTTTGATAAACTTTATCATCCATTAGTATTTTACCAATTTCCGCGGAATCTTCAGATAGTTTTTTGATAGGGGCCGGTTCAATTTGGGGACCTGTTGCAAAAGAAAGGCTGGTTAAAGCGAACAAAATAGCTAAATGCATCATCTTCATTTTTGGCTCCTTGAACTGCGAAGCCGGCAAGACAGACAAATATTCCAGATAGTGCTGCAACGCAAAAATCTTAAAACCGACACTGTCCCAAGTTCGGTTCCGAAGAACTAAGTTGGGGCTTTTTATGCCTGTTTGGGTTTTCTGGAGAAAAGTTGCGGCGTTAATCTGGTCTATTCGTAATTCTGGCTTCTACCGCCAAAAATGGCGATTGCTCGCTACGATTCCAGATGAAGAACGCAAGCTGTTTCTGTCTGGTTTACCTAATAGCCTCTGTTGCTTGGGCTGAAGTTGAACTTTTTGTGGATTTCAAACGTACGCCTGATGGCGCTCTGATTTCCGCCCGCGCACGTGGCTCGGTGCCCAAACAGCAGTTAATTCTCATCAACTTAGTGACGAATAAAACCTTGGGAATCGGCTTTGTTAATGAAGCAGGGGAGCTGCAATTCCCATCCGTTTTGGTGGCGATCAAAGACATGACTCAACTTGAAAATGGAAGGCACTTAATAAGGCTTGGCCTTAGAAATCTTACAAATATAGTTAAGGCTGTTCTGATTCGATTTTGACATCTTAGTGTTATGCATATCGCTGGCTTTCTCTTCTAAATCCTCTTGTTATAAATGATTTAAATCTCTAAATTGTGAACCAAATTTGGGAGAGAAAGTGGTTCACTTTGGTTTTCATATGGTATTTTTTTTATTGTCTGTCTCAGGGCTCATACTTGCAGCACCACCTGAAAATGTGCGCCTTAATACAGATGACAGCTGTGAACGTTGTTTGCGGGAGTCGTACGCTGAGTGCATAGATGATACCAAAAAATGCCCAGAAAAAACGCGGCTTTCACTGCAGGAACATAAACAATGCGTGAGTGACCACAGACTCTGCGGTGAACTCATCAAAAATTATTGCAATGGGTGGAAATCATATTTCCTGTTTCCTGGATATACTTTTTTCATTGTAATATCGGCCTTCATGGCGGGCATTGTTGTAATGACTATGTGAACAAGAATTAGGCGCTGAAAAGCCAGTTCCCAGATCCGCGTCGATTTGACACCTGCCTCTTGTGTATAGGGGCGGGCTAACATGGCAGCTGTAGGCTCTTGAGACGATCCAATACTCTGGGCCAATGGTAATGGTGCGAGATATATTCGTTCGTATGGGCAATGCTTGGGCGCCACGTAAACCAATATATGCTTCTGATTCCTTGTCAAAACAGGTCCAATCTAGGGCGCCTGAGAATGCGGTTCTAAGTTAATTGTTATTCTCTGTTTATTATGAGAAGGGGATGGCTATGATTAAAAATCTACTGTTTATTGTGTGTTTTCTGTCTTTTACTGCTGATCTAAACGCACAACAGAATCCGATGTCTGAAAGTGACAAAAAGCAGGATCGGGATGTTAGGATAAGTCCGAATGTTAGGCTAATGTTGATCTCGGTTACAGGTGGTCTAGCTATTTATTTTTGTGTAAATCCGCTCCAGCCCCATATGCCTGAGCATGTCGCATTGGACCGTTTTATTCGAACTATGTTTGGCTTGAGCGCGGCAACTTTTATTGCGATTGCAGCGGTTCAGTTTATTTTGCAGAACGACTAACAGGACGATGATTTAACCGTTTCTAGGGGGGAGGCCCCAAAGGGCCTTGCGTGGCCGGGCTGCTAGCAAGTTCGAGCCCTGCGGGTCCCGCGCATTCCGGCATCCCGAGCCGGCAACTTCAGACCCTCCGGGTCCTTATTGGTTCTAACTCCCCGAAGGGGTAATATTGTTGGCAGCCCAGGTTGCGTTGCCGCGGAGCGGGAACGTGTTGCCTGGGTAAATGCGTTGCGCTGTCGCAAAAATTCTATTGAATCATAACAGACGATTTCGTGCCGTCTGTGTGTACAATCTGCAACGAAACCGAGCTAGCTCCCGATTTATCGGAACCAGTAACATGGTTTCCTGCTCGCAAAAGTTGGAGATTTCGCATTTTACCATTTATCATGCCGGTCAAATTAATGGATTTTCCGTAGAAGTTCATCCCATCTATCAGAAAAGATTCAATTTCTTTTCTACATTTGATTTCGAAGTGGGGAACTGTTCCATTAACATCGCAAAATGTTGGAGCTTGTGAAGCCGCCTTTTTATTTGTGCTTTCATTGATGTCTATTTCATTTCCACATCCTCCCACAAGACACAGGAACGTTGCCATGGTTGACAGAACTAATGATTTTATAGTCATATTGATTGTTTAGCATACTTTCAAAAAGGGTCAACTTTGACTGTATTTAGGTGAGAACTTCGACACTACCCGGCCCCGCGGCGGCCCAAAGGGCCTTGCGTGGCCTGGCTGCTGGCAAGATCGAACCCTGCGGGTCCTCGCAGCGGGAACCTGTGGGTAAACGCGATAATTTCAATCTGAGAACCGAAGGGTGAGCTCTTTACATTAAAGAATATTTACATACATTGATTGTATGAATTCTAATCATTTAGCTTTTGCGAATATTTCAGACCTGGCGCTAAAAAAAGAAGTTTATCTTTTCCGAACGTTAGCATTGATTTCGAGTCTAGTTTGGGTAGGTTTAATATCCTTCGCTATTACTTCAAATAGCTCAGCAATTTGGTTGGTAACCTCCGGGGCGCTTGGTATTTGTTTTATCGTTGTATTCGCAACTGGAATGCTGGCCGCGAGTTTAAAATCTGAGTCTGTCGAGATTTCGGCTCAACAGTTGCCACAGCTACATCAGGAATTAGTTGATGCATGCCGGCGATTGGGATTAAAGTCCATCCCCAGACTATTTGTAATGCAGTCTAATGGTATGCTAAACGCATTCGCCATGCGCCATGCACGGCGGCATTTTGTTGTGCTCTTCTCTGATTTTGTTGAAGCTTTTCCTGTCGGTTCAGCAGAACTGCGCTTTATTTTAGGTCATGAGTTAGGTCATATCAGTCGTAAGCATGTCTCTAAGCACGTGTTTTTGTGGCCCAGTATGTTTATTCCGATGTTAGGGTTTGCTTATCGGCGCGCTTGCGAAAGTACATGTGACCGGTTTGGTGCCTTGATTTCAGGCGATGCAGATGCCAGCACGCGGGCGATGTTGGCCTTGGCAGGGGGCAGGACACTTTGTCACAACTTGAGCGCGAAGGCTTTTGCTAAGCAGCTTGAAGGTAATCGGGGCTTTTTTGTTTCATTGCATGAGTTGCTTTCAAGTTACCCAACCTTGTCAAAACGTGTTTCAGATTTGATAGCTTTTCATTTCAATACCCCTCCAGTTAATGTGGAACGCAATGTTTTATCTTGTCTATTTTCAATGCTTATTCCCTGTGTCGGGTGGGGTGGGCTGATTGCCGCCTATTTTGCCTTCTTTTTTGGATATACGATTTATAATCGACAAGAGGTTCAATCTCAACCAGTTCAAGAAGCGCCTATTGAAGAGCAGAGTATTTCGGGTGCGGAGTATTAAGCGCTGGGTGAATATCTAAATTAAGTATACTTGGGCCCTAATTTCAAACCAAGGTAAGTAAGAGCACTAAAGGCAAAGGTCATAATTCTTCGAATATAGGGCCATTTTTTCCATTTCCATTCTCATCAGCGATTGTTGAGCTTCTTTTCGTGCCGCTGACTCAGTTCTTCGACAGGAAGTTTTGGGTTAAAGTAAGTGGCCCATCTGCTCAGATTTGAACTTGTTCTGAACAAAAAATTTGTTCTGGACAGCAAAAGGCAATCAATAAGGGCATCTCGGCCTGTTGTGTATTGATTTTCGGTCATATTTATATGAAGAGGTCTTCCGTTGGTAGATCGTATAATCATGGTGTCGTATATGATTTTTCCGGGAAATTCGGACTCAAGGAACTTGATAAATGGCGCCTCGTCTGTTGCAACAAATATCTTAAAAGCCGTTAGCCGCCGCTGCGCGATTTCGGCGCGAATTTTTTCAGATACGACTTCATAAGGTGTTCTTGGTGCTTCGCTCGTTTTATCTGTTCCTCGATAGTGAACGCCAAAAACAAATTGATGACGAAAATGATTTTTTACAAACTTATTTACTTGCTGTTGAATTGCCGGAGTCGGAATAATATACTTATGCACTAAAACAGCGATTTGATCTCGGGGTGGGCCACCAAATTCTGGCATCTGATGATTTGTTGAACTTGGGTCGTTTGACCTAATAAAATCCTTTTGACGGTCACCCAAGTCGATCGGTTTGAAATAATAGTTATACCAATTTTCACCTATTTTGGGATCATAATAAAGCCCGTCTTTGCCGAAATCAACCTTAACAGCGGAGCATAGTTTGATTTCATAGCACCGCAGCAAGCTCCAAACATCATCCAATACACTAAAAAGACCGCTAGAAGTTATAGCTGGTCGAGCGGTCAAAATGACAGCATCTCCTTGTTGGATGGTTGTTAGCTTCGGTGGCAGCCACTCGAAAATATCTTCTACATCTCTTTCATCTCTTTCATCTAACTCATCATCTGGGTCTACTGGACCGAGATATGGCCCTACGCAGTTGTTTTTTTTGTGACAGTTATTTCTAAAACCGGAGTCTTGATAGCTCCAGCCGATCCCAACAAAAAGAATAATGAAAATCGCGCCAATTATCATATTTAAATTATGTATTAATTAGTCATTTGGAGTCAAGCCGATTTTTTCACCCAAAAGCAAGGTCTTATGGGACCCATAAACGGCAATTTCCTGAACTGTGAAAGTATCTGAGTCTGATGAGTCTGTCTGCGCCGATGGCGCTGCATGGGAGACTGTGCGGGAGAGCAGGTCGCTGCCGAGATTAGTTCCCCGCCCCTAATTCATAGGCCCATAAGACCGTTTCTAATATTGTCACTCCATAGATTCCAATGGCAGCGATATTGGAGGTATATTGTAACTTGTTTATTATGGGGTTTTGATTGCGAAAAACGGCTGGCGCAATGAATTTTTGGCAAATAGCTACTGGTAAAGCACCTAGGCTCCACATCCAAACTAAGTCTGGAGTCTCTATGTATTTAGCGGAGCGATTTGCGTCTGCCTTCTTAGATGGGATAGTGCTTTGATCTTGGCCGGACCATAACGAGGCTGAGAGAATAAATATACTTAGAATAGCAATTTGCTGCGGTTTCATTCGGAGTATCAATGCACATTAAATCAGTCTTAAAAAGGAGGATGCGCCAGAGGAACGAGCTCTTCAGAGCAGCAGATCCTATATTCTTTCAAAAAAGCTGGGAGTCCAGCGTGTGCATGAGCGGATGATTTGATGAATGTCTGTGGACGCATTCAACTTGCGCTTATCTTGCACGCACTTAAATATTGTTGTGTCTTTACATACTTTAAATGTTTCAGGTTCGGAGCGTGTAAGGGGCATTAGTGTTTCCATGCACTCATTTCCTTCGGGATTCTTGCATACCTCTATAGCCACAGATGCATCCCTACTGTGGTTTAGTACGAGGTCGACACATTTTGCTGCATCTCTATGCTTGCATACGTCAATAGCTATACCTGCGTCAGATGAGTAGTACAATATCGTATCTATGCACTGATTTGCCCCAGGGTTTCTACATACTTCGATCGCGCTGGCAACAGTTCCGCAATTAATCAACTTTCTTGTGCATTCAATAGCGTCTTTACTGCTGCAAGCAGCTTCTTTATCTTGCGAATGTTCCGGGTGTTCTTGCAGTGATTCTAGGCAGTTGCGTCGATAGAATTCTTTCCATGCATGTTTTTCTGAGTAGCCGGGACTGGTATCGGTGATTGGTGTAGGTTGGGACGGTTTTTCATGGCAGCCAGACAGCGTAAGATATAGTAGTGCAAATAGTAAGTTATTCATCATATCCGCACCCTAGCATGGGTGATATCTGCCCCCTAATTGCGAGGTAAAGAACGCTTCAGGTAAGATCAGATGTGCCCGGGTCCTAATTGATTCTAACTCCCCGAAGGAGACGCTTCTTGCAAGTTCTCACTTAATCTGTATTATTCATCCAGATGAACTTGTTATTTTTAGTTGTATTATTGTTTAGCAATTTGGGGTCGGTTAATCGCAATGACTCAATCCCCGAAAATCCGTTTTGGAAGGAGTATATTAGCCAGCTTGTATCTCTGGAGAAGAAGCGAAGTGAGTTCGAGTTTCAGCGGGACTTAATACTGGGTAATAAGCTGCTTTCTGCTGACCAGCGCTTGCAGAGGATCGGTGCTCTTGATGAACCTGGAATCATTCGTGATCTTGCTCGGCAATATGCTTGGGCCATCCCTGATATCCCAGCACTTCGTATGCTGCAAAAGCATTCTCCGATTATAGAAATAGGAGCGGGTGCGGGCTATTGGGCGCATCTGTTGAGTGAAATGGACGTCGATATTGTGGCTTATGATGACTTTAGCTGGACTACTAGGCGTAAATTGTGGTTCCCAGTTAAGCGGATGCCAATCATGCCGCCCTTTGAACGATCCGAGCCTAGGACGCTATTTTTGTGTTGGCCGCCCAAAAAAACAGGCATGGCTACTTTGACTTTACATAACTATCTGGTTTTTGGAGGTCAAAAAGTGATTTATGTTGGCGAGTATTCGAAAGATGCCGCTACTGCTGAACCTGAGTTCTTCAGACTATTGGAAAAGCACTTTGAGTTGATTGAAGAGTTAGAAATCCCAACTTGGCCGGGCTATCATGACAGGTTGTTTGTTTACCAAAGAATCTGAAAGACTGACATCTTTACACCCGCATCTATTCCCAAACATTACATCCATAATGCTTTAATCCCAATTTCCCAAAGGCTCACCAAGCTAAAATAGATTTGATTTGAGGGAAGGGAGAACGCACGAGACCAGAAACGGGAAGTTCATCTCGGCCGGCATCAAGTGTCAGACATCCCCGTTATTTTTTAACGGCACGTACAATCCAAACGTTTTTTCGCCCGTTATGTGGGCTGGTCATTCGCTTGATGCTGACATCGGTAAACCCGTTGGTTTGAAGAAACTCTGTTACGGCATCGCTATTTTGCAGCACAGCAATGTCGGACAGCAGAAAATTGAAGAAACTCTTTTGGGCGAATGCATTTAGGCTGTACAGCATCCCATAAATTGGTCTACGATCTTTATACATTAGGTAAGGTTGGCCTTCTTTATAGTCTTGCCTAATCTGCTTTGATGCTCGGAGAATAGTATCATCCATACTTTGGTCGAATTCGTTAAACCCACGCTCTGGATCTACCGGCAAAAAGACGCGCAAGTCATTTTGCATGATGAGGGCAGATAAGATACTCGTTTCGGTGTCTAAGCGTCTTCGAATTTGCTGTTCGGTTCCTAAATTATGCTTAGCATAGTATTGAACCAACTCTGATATGGGCGATTGGGTTTCTTTAGCGAGAAATTTGTCGATCATTTCTATTGAAGCATAGGGATTAAATACTCCCTGAAACGGATTTCTGATCGCCGCACGTTTTATGTTGTCTGCTGAAGCGCCAATCAGCATGACATAGGGATTCCATTCTATTTCGAGTACCGTGCCTGGGGCCATGGCTTTGCCCAAGTTGATGACGGCTTCTTCGATAAAACGCTCTTGCTCGAGGTGCTCAAACAGGGGCACTTGTACCTGGAAAGAACCGGATCGTGTTGTCGGCAGCCGCTCTAGATAGACTCTTCTCAAAACAAATTCTGAGAAATTGAAGGTTTTAATGTCTCCTTCGATATGTTGTGTTCCTTCTAAAACAGAGGGGCGAACGTCAAAAGTCGTGGCCCGGCCGTCGAAAGTTCTTAGATGTGTTAAATCAGCATTGCCATGAAAATCTGCATATTTAGGACCATAGCCATCCTGAGTATTTCTTGTCGAACCCGCTACGAGGTAGAGTTCTTTTAAGGGACGGGCTTGTGATGCTGAAGTTGCTACTAGCAATAAGAGAAGAATGAAAGTCCTATTTGAATTCATTGAAATCCGTTAAATATTTCAAAGTAGTTAGTCAATAAGTGTATTCTAATTTTCTGCAATTTTGTTCGTCTATGTCATTAAATTCCGATGCCGGTTCTACTGAAGCGTCTTGCGTTCGCGTTGTGTAGTGGAACCCACAGCTTGACAGTTCGTTTAGGTGATGAAAATATAAGCCGTGAATTATCGCTATATTTTTGTCGTTTTTTTGTTTGTGTTTTTGCCGTTAAATTGCTTTGCCGATGTCTATACTGCAGCACAAATAGTTATCGCAGCCACCCGGCAGAAAATCCCCCTTATTATTAACCGTCCGGCCGTTATTGGTGCTAGGGATGACCGTTTTTATTTTGAGGAGCGTCCTGGCTTGGATGTCATATGGGACCAACAGGAAGCGAGGCAACAATCAATAATCTTGGAAACCTATTTTGAACGATTGGCGCTGCAGAGGCGACAAGCGCTCTTGCACGATTTATCCCAAATCCATCAACGTCACCCGGGGGCATTGGACGATGATATTGTTAGGTATTTAGATCACCTTAACACTGTTTTAGCGAGGATGAATGCTGGGTTGGTATATCGAAAAGGAGCTTGCGGGCACCTAGCGTCTGTCTCGGCTGCATTCGCGATCGTTCTTGAGATCGCAGGTAGAATAGAAATCATTCAACTTAAGGACAAATTGGATGGACATGCTTTTGTCGTTCTTAACCGGCCGTTGAGCAGCACCTTGTCCAGCCTCTCAACATGGGGAGAAGCAGTAATATTGGACGCATGGTCAATGGAAGGGGAAGCTAATGGCGTCTATGATTTGACAAATCTTCCCCTCGTGCTGTCCCAAAAGAAATGGACGAGCTGGAAATCCATTGAAGTGTCTTATCCTCAGGGTCGGGCATTTCACCCGGAGGTGGTAAAGTTAATACGGAAGTTCTATTGGGAGATGAAGGTGCTACTGGGTTAATTACTGCTTTCGCTCTATATGAAGACGCACTGCAAAAGCGGCTGGGTGTGAATTACACATTTCTGCGGTCGGAGTGATCGAGGGTGGAGCCTATTCCCGTAAACGCCTTGAGATTAATCAGCCGGTATAGAATGATGCCGCTTGCAAACCAAATTCTAAAATATTAGCGTGTATAAATGAACATAAAAAATTCGCTAAACTTATTCTTTTTATTGATTTGCCTTTCACGGTTATCATATGCCTTTGACGTGATTGAGCTTCTTAAAGCTGAGTTGGCTCCTATGACTGATGTGGAAAAAGTCAAAGTCTCAGCCTGTTTTTCTGAGGATTGGTCTAGCGCTCGGACTTCAGCCTGTGTTTCCTCAGGTTCAATTGTGTATTTTTGGGATCCTTTGAATAGATCTTTTGAGGCTAGCAGTTTAAGAGAGGTCGTCATCGAACAGCTGGTTGAAGGTCAAGAGAGAATTTCTTCAGAAGAAGAATCGGCGTTAGTCGAACTTTTGACCGATCTTCGAAAAGAAATTATTAAAACCAAAAAGGGATCTGTTAATTACAGTCTTGCTATTGTGAAGATTAGAGCGATTGGTGGTTACATCTATCTAACTTTTGGTTCTAAAACCATGTTAAGAATTTGCGAAAAAGTTCCCGGGTTAATACAATTCATGGAACTAATGACCGGTGGTGCTAAAGCGAAAGCGGCTTATCATAAGTCCATCGAGTTTCTCTGGGCGGGTATCGGTAAATGGCAAGGGTAAGCTGAAGCTCAGGATTCAGGCCATGTTTCATTGATTATAGTTGCAAACGAAGGTGGGGTTTTAATACGCTGCACCAATGCTCAAACTTCGGAGTGCTTTTTGGATCTTTAACCTTATGGCGTATAGCCAGGCAAGCTTGGCTGATTTTGAAAGTTGGAACGTGTTTGAGTATCGTCTGCCTTTGATCCGAGCGAAACCTGGATTGGGTCGCCTATCCTTACGAGTACAGACGGAATTTCGTTTTAATACGCGTTCAGGAGGGTTACACCAGGCATTTGCGCGTGTGGGTCCGCTTTTCGATTTGGCACCCTGGCTTTTTGTGGCCACCCAAGCAACAGTGTATTCGGACAGGCTATCAGATGGAAGGTATGCAATGGAAGCCCGTGCGGAGCTTGAACCAAATCTATATGGCAGGTTGGGGTTCTTCAATATTAATGACCGTAACCGAATGGAATTTCGTTGTCGCGAAGCGC from Myxococcota bacterium includes:
- a CDS encoding NUDIX hydrolase; the encoded protein is MNIVDLLNTYDPPSEQERLNKQAMLDFARQHADCFSRNNLVAHFTGSAWLLDRSGENALLLHHRKLDRWFQLGGHADGDTDLARVALKEAQEESGIQGIGFVQPGIFDLDIHEIPANAKEPRHFHYDVRFLLQVTSDELLVQNAESKELRWVSKNVNDLPTDNLSVVRMFHKWTGL
- a CDS encoding DUF2490 domain-containing protein, with the protein product MLKLRSAFWIFNLMAYSQASLADFESWNVFEYRLPLIRAKPGLGRLSLRVQTEFRFNTRSGGLHQAFARVGPLFDLAPWLFVATQATVYSDRLSDGRYAMEARAELEPNLYGRLGFFNINDRNRMEFRCREARSDWRYRNQLRVNLAPADWAMHPFIWGEVIFDLTGTRVGLSQNRMSVGIGVPFGEGMRLDIGYLMRHRRSPEHQIWIVDQGIFLQLLIDVPPFS
- a CDS encoding nodulation protein NodZ, coding for MIIGAIFIILFVGIGWSYQDSGFRNNCHKKNNCVGPYLGPVDPDDELDERDERDVEDIFEWLPPKLTTIQQGDAVILTARPAITSSGLFSVLDDVWSLLRCYEIKLCSAVKVDFGKDGLYYDPKIGENWYNYYFKPIDLGDRQKDFIRSNDPSSTNHQMPEFGGPPRDQIAVLVHKYIIPTPAIQQQVNKFVKNHFRHQFVFGVHYRGTDKTSEAPRTPYEVVSEKIRAEIAQRRLTAFKIFVATDEAPFIKFLESEFPGKIIYDTMIIRSTNGRPLHINMTENQYTTGRDALIDCLLLSRTNFLFRTSSNLSRWATYFNPKLPVEELSQRHEKKLNNR
- a CDS encoding M48 family metallopeptidase — encoded protein: MNSNHLAFANISDLALKKEVYLFRTLALISSLVWVGLISFAITSNSSAIWLVTSGALGICFIVVFATGMLAASLKSESVEISAQQLPQLHQELVDACRRLGLKSIPRLFVMQSNGMLNAFAMRHARRHFVVLFSDFVEAFPVGSAELRFILGHELGHISRKHVSKHVFLWPSMFIPMLGFAYRRACESTCDRFGALISGDADASTRAMLALAGGRTLCHNLSAKAFAKQLEGNRGFFVSLHELLSSYPTLSKRVSDLIAFHFNTPPVNVERNVLSCLFSMLIPCVGWGGLIAAYFAFFFGYTIYNRQEVQSQPVQEAPIEEQSISGAEY